The Brachyspira sp. SAP_772 genome includes the window TCTTGCTTCTCTTAATTTTATGGTAAGTTCTCTCTCATCTATCCAATACTCTTTTAGAATATATTCAGAATTAGTATTCATGTAATTTACAGTTCCATTTTCTAATATCTCTACTGATATTTTTCCATTCTTAATTACAACTTTATCTTTTTGATCAATAATTTTAAAATCACTATTATTTTTAGGGAGAAGAGTCCAATTTTCTTCTATAACATTATTAGCATTAATGCCTCTAAATCTTATTGTGTTTTCTCCGTATGGTTCTAAACAAATAGTTTCACCTTTATTTCGCCAATAAACACGATCTTCTAAAATTTGAAAACCAAACATATATAATATCCTCCTTTGTTATTTAATATTATTTATATATTGAATACTAATTCTTTTTGTCCTTTCTTAGCATCTAAAACATAAATCTTTCCATTTATATGTAAAGTAGCTTTCCAATCATAAGAATCATTAGTAACTGTAATTTTTACAGCATTTGTTTCTCTTTTTATACTAACTTCACAAGCTAATGAATTATTAGAATTAAATATTTTTGTTTTAATATCACTTGAAGGTTCATATATATGATAATTTAGATTATACATATACTCATAATCACATCTTGAATTATTATTTCCAAAAGCAATTATAGAATTTTCTTTGGCTAATATAGGCATACTCATATAATCATGTTTTTCTTCTATCCATTTTCCGCTATCTTCACAATTATATAATTTATTATCCAATATATTAGTCCATTTACCTTTTGGAAGATAATAAGAAGCAATAGACTTATCATTGAATATAGGAGCAACAAGTAAATTATCCCCAAACATATATTGTAAATCCAAATATCTACAAGATGGATCATCTTCAAATTCCATAACCATACTTCTTAATAGAGGTATTCCTGTATTATGGGCATTAACTGACTGAGCAAAAATATATGGCATCAATTCACATTTTAGATTAGTAAACTTTCTAAGCACATCTACAGATTCATCATCAAAATTCCAAGGCACCCTATAAGTTTTACTACCATGAAGTCTGCTATGAGAAGACAACAAACCAAAAGCAACCCATCTTTTATATAAATCTGGTGTAGCAGTAGTTTCAAATCCGCTTATATCATGACTCCAAAAAGAATATCCGCTCATAGCAAGAGACAAACCGCCTCTTAAAGTTTCTGCCATAGATTCATAAGTTGCAGTTGAATCACCTCCCCAATGAACAGGAAACTTTTGTCCTCCAACTGTACCAGATCTTGCAAATACCAAAGCTTTATCTTTACCGAATTTTTTTTCTAAAACACCAAATACACATTGATTATATAGATATGTATAATAATTATGCATTTTTAAAGGGTCAGTCCCATTATAATATACAACATCTTCCCAAGGTATTCTTTCACCAAAATCTGTTTTAAATGTATCAACACCTATATCTACCAAATTTTCTAATTTTTCTGCATACCATTTACATGCTTCAGGATTTGTAAAATCAATAACTGCCATTCCAGATTGCCATCTATCCCACTGCCAAACATCACCATTTGTTTTCTTTATAAAATATCCATTTTTCTTGCCTTCTTCAAACATGCTTGACAGCTGTCCTACATAAGGATTTATCCAAACACATATTTTTATTCCTTTATCTTTTATCTTCTTCAAAAAAGATTTAGGATCTTTAAAATTATCATCATCAAATTCCATATCACACCATCTAAATCCTTTCATCCAAAAACAGTCGAAATGGAACACATTTAAAGGTATTTTTCTTTCTATCATACCATCTATAAAAGAATTAACAACTTTTTCATCATAATCTGTTGTAAATGATGTGCTAAGCCACAACCCAAATGACCAAGCTGGAGGTAATGCAGGTTTTCCTGTCAATGTAGTATAATTTTCAATAACTCCCTTCATAGATTTAGACGCTATAAAATAATATTCTAATGATTCATCTTCTATAGAAAACTGAGTTTTAGAAACAACTTCTGTACCAATCTCATAAGAAATAGGACCGCTATCATTTACCAATACTCCATATTTTTTATTAGAGACAAAAAATGGAACATTTTTATAAGCTATTTCTGTACAAGTTCCTCCATCTTCATTCCACATATTAACAGTTTGTCCATTTTTTACATAAGCAGTAAATCTCTCTCCAAGACCATAAATACATTCTGTAGGTGATAT containing:
- the yicI gene encoding alpha-xylosidase codes for the protein MKFLDGMWEIKKGIKLNRVRHVYEIHNNGNSLTLVAPTILIKQKADTLNISILTINISSPLEDVIKVRATHYDGKLDRGPHFNINEKTNVNVSIEENDEYVKFTSGKTSVLIKKGELWFMGYYYDGEYLTSSEEHGLAYIIDENTDKRYIREMLNISPTECIYGLGERFTAYVKNGQTVNMWNEDGGTCTEIAYKNVPFFVSNKKYGVLVNDSGPISYEIGTEVVSKTQFSIEDESLEYYFIASKSMKGVIENYTTLTGKPALPPAWSFGLWLSTSFTTDYDEKVVNSFIDGMIERKIPLNVFHFDCFWMKGFRWCDMEFDDDNFKDPKSFLKKIKDKGIKICVWINPYVGQLSSMFEEGKKNGYFIKKTNGDVWQWDRWQSGMAVIDFTNPEACKWYAEKLENLVDIGVDTFKTDFGERIPWEDVVYYNGTDPLKMHNYYTYLYNQCVFGVLEKKFGKDKALVFARSGTVGGQKFPVHWGGDSTATYESMAETLRGGLSLAMSGYSFWSHDISGFETTATPDLYKRWVAFGLLSSHSRLHGSKTYRVPWNFDDESVDVLRKFTNLKCELMPYIFAQSVNAHNTGIPLLRSMVMEFEDDPSCRYLDLQYMFGDNLLVAPIFNDKSIASYYLPKGKWTNILDNKLYNCEDSGKWIEEKHDYMSMPILAKENSIIAFGNNNSRCDYEYMYNLNYHIYEPSSDIKTKIFNSNNSLACEVSIKRETNAVKITVTNDSYDWKATLHINGKIYVLDAKKGQKELVFNI